One Ardenticatenales bacterium DNA segment encodes these proteins:
- a CDS encoding NAD(P)H-hydrate dehydratase produces MKVFSVAEMVAAEKAADVAGVSYERMMENAGKAVADAIQQKTNVAGLHVTILVGPGNNGGDGLVAARYLAQAGADVVCYLSRARDAGSDANYAQLQQIGLLTLVADLDQRYRVLRHRLHITDILVDALLGTGVSRPIGGDLAHLLRQVQVALQEHIHNLAQTHQPPLLPITHIPPPPPRPLVVAVDCPSGLNCDSGALDPLAIPADLTITFAGPKRGHFIFPGAAACGEIVVADIGISADLEPVLAAPLTLMTAAEARALLPPRPPDGHKGTFGTAIICAGQARYWGAPVLAGLAALRGGAGLVALGVPQAIRAAVATQLPEATYLPLPERTTLGADAARLLARDGVWKGRAALLLGPGLGKAEAFVSALLDTPDLPPLVIDADGLNMLAQMPDWPNRVPPGNILTPHPGELARLLGVSLPALLAQDRVTVTREAATRWGQVVVHKGAYTVIAAPDGRVALLPFAHAALSIGGSGDVLAGIIAALRAQDLPAFDAARLGGYLHGAAALRAAPGPAGLLTREIAHHVPRVIAALRVE; encoded by the coding sequence ATGAAGGTTTTTTCCGTGGCGGAGATGGTCGCGGCGGAAAAGGCGGCGGACGTGGCGGGTGTCTCTTATGAGCGGATGATGGAAAATGCCGGCAAAGCCGTCGCCGACGCCATCCAACAAAAAACCAACGTCGCCGGCCTGCACGTCACCATCCTCGTTGGCCCCGGCAACAACGGGGGGGATGGCCTCGTGGCCGCCCGCTACCTGGCCCAGGCCGGCGCGGACGTTGTTTGCTACCTCAGCCGCGCGCGCGATGCCGGCAGCGACGCCAACTACGCCCAACTTCAACAAATAGGTCTGCTCACCCTCGTCGCCGACCTCGACCAACGCTACCGCGTCCTGCGCCACCGCCTCCATATCACCGACATCCTCGTGGACGCCCTCCTGGGCACGGGCGTCTCCCGCCCCATCGGCGGCGACCTGGCCCACCTGCTGCGCCAGGTTCAGGTGGCCCTGCAAGAGCACATCCACAACCTGGCCCAAACACACCAGCCCCCCCTCCTGCCCATCACCCACATCCCGCCGCCGCCGCCGCGCCCTCTCGTCGTCGCCGTGGACTGCCCCAGCGGCCTCAACTGCGACAGCGGCGCGCTCGATCCCCTGGCCATCCCCGCCGATCTCACCATCACCTTCGCCGGACCCAAGCGCGGACACTTCATTTTTCCCGGCGCGGCAGCCTGCGGCGAGATCGTTGTCGCCGACATCGGCATCAGCGCCGACCTGGAACCGGTACTGGCCGCCCCCCTCACCCTGATGACGGCGGCGGAGGCGCGCGCCCTGCTGCCGCCACGCCCCCCGGACGGGCACAAAGGCACATTCGGCACGGCCATCATCTGCGCCGGACAGGCGCGGTATTGGGGCGCGCCCGTCCTGGCCGGACTGGCCGCCCTCCGCGGCGGTGCGGGGCTGGTTGCCCTCGGCGTGCCCCAGGCGATTCGCGCCGCCGTTGCCACTCAGCTTCCCGAAGCCACCTATCTCCCGCTGCCGGAGCGAACCACGTTGGGCGCGGATGCGGCACGCCTGCTGGCGCGGGACGGCGTCTGGAAAGGGCGGGCCGCGCTGCTGCTAGGACCGGGATTGGGGAAAGCCGAGGCGTTTGTGTCCGCGCTGCTGGATACCCCCGACCTGCCGCCGTTGGTAATCGACGCGGATGGTTTGAACATGCTGGCGCAAATGCCTGACTGGCCCAATCGCGTGCCGCCGGGCAACATCCTCACACCGCATCCGGGGGAACTGGCGCGGTTGTTGGGGGTTTCGCTGCCGGCATTGCTGGCGCAAGATCGCGTGACCGTGACCCGGGAAGCGGCCACCCGCTGGGGGCAAGTAGTGGTACACAAAGGGGCGTACACGGTCATCGCGGCCCCCGATGGGCGCGTGGCGCTGCTCCCGTTTGCCCATGCGGCTTTGTCGATAGGGGGGAGTGGAGATGTGCTTGCCGGCATTATCGCCGCCCTACGCGCCCAAGACCTACCCGCATTCGATGCCGCCCGACTCGGCGGCTATCTGCACGGCGCGGCTGCCCTCCGCGCCGCCCCCGGCCCCGCCGGCCTGCTCACACGCGAAATTGCCCACCACGTTCCCCGCGTCATCGCCGCATTACGTGTAGAGTAA
- a CDS encoding PAS domain S-box protein, translated as MKAKHFELLIELFQSLAEVALEYDAALETAARQVSRLMDAICIVRLLSDDGRFLIPAAVYHTDPHLVAEMRESLARTNQTPEEGFPGQVFMSGQPLLLPFFVPDPIRAERERFYRGFNSLLIVPLRLQEEIVGTLAVVRRQESPPFMEEDQTLLQEVANRISLIIANARLHTQLQEQLSERIRTEEALRRSEQQYRALLWDAQWRARENRLLDKVRMALAGELDLPALFRKIVEVTADTFGYTLVSLYWLEDKTLVLQHQVGYPQVLSRISLYTGVMGRAVRTRQPIFVRDVREEPAFLHAFAGIQSEICVPLFDEGQAVGVFNIECTDAITLTEADLHLMGTLAAHLNQAITRARLYTEVRRNEERYRSVVDNAQEVICQLDAAGRYLFLNAAWSRMTGYTVAESLGRSRLMYIHPEDRSSSAALWQKLLNREQICVQYECRYQTKEGLARWNMVSLQTVWKADGELRYVAGMLYDFTDRKLAEQALHESEERFRTLVEHAPEAILLYDVDQGHFVAVNENAAKLFGYPRAALLTMSPLDISAARQPDGDNVAEMITGHINQVAAGEMPAFEWFFRRGDGQEIWCEVRLVQLPAAGRNLLRASVIDISLRKQEEEARQQRQRLESLGLLAGGIAHDFNNLLTGILGQSSLALARLDPTHAAAAHINKVVKSAERAADLTRQLLAYAGKGEFVREYINLNTFVRENEDLLHAFLPPGALLELQLAEDLPTIEADRGQIQQILMNLVINAGESVANGKGRITIRTSKDTVAWSPHRPPQELHSRLAPGEYVCLSIEDNGAGMDQETLRRAFDPFFSTKAQGRGLGLSAILGILRTHNGHIHVASKPGEGSTFWVFFPAQVQKAQVSETGGGYLMVKTDLVLVIDDEEPVREAVTDVLALADVETISAANGPLGIDLYRQRQTEISLVLLDLKMPVMSGEETLRGLKAINPDVKVVLSSGYNETEVTRQFAGLGVTGFLQKPYDIQGLLETVRKALEEHK; from the coding sequence ATGAAGGCTAAACATTTCGAACTGCTTATTGAGCTTTTCCAATCACTCGCCGAGGTCGCGTTGGAATATGACGCGGCGCTGGAGACCGCCGCACGGCAAGTGTCGCGCCTGATGGATGCAATCTGCATCGTGCGCCTGCTTTCCGACGATGGTCGTTTCCTGATCCCCGCGGCCGTGTATCACACGGACCCCCATCTGGTCGCGGAGATGCGCGAATCGCTGGCGCGGACCAACCAAACTCCTGAAGAGGGCTTTCCGGGGCAGGTGTTCATGAGTGGGCAGCCGCTGCTCCTCCCCTTTTTTGTTCCAGATCCAATACGCGCCGAGCGGGAGCGATTCTATCGTGGATTTAACAGTCTGTTGATTGTGCCGCTGCGTTTGCAGGAAGAGATAGTGGGCACGTTGGCCGTGGTGCGCCGCCAGGAGTCTCCGCCGTTCATGGAGGAGGACCAGACGCTGCTGCAAGAGGTGGCGAACCGCATTTCTCTGATTATTGCCAACGCCCGCCTGCATACGCAGTTGCAGGAGCAGTTGTCGGAACGTATTCGCACGGAGGAGGCGCTGCGGCGGAGCGAACAGCAGTATCGGGCGCTGTTGTGGGACGCGCAGTGGCGGGCGCGGGAGAACCGGCTTCTGGATAAGGTGCGGATGGCGTTGGCGGGGGAGTTGGATCTGCCGGCACTCTTCCGCAAAATCGTCGAAGTCACCGCGGATACGTTCGGCTACACCCTGGTCAGCCTCTACTGGCTGGAGGACAAGACACTGGTGCTGCAACATCAGGTCGGCTATCCTCAAGTGCTGTCGCGGATTTCGTTGTACACAGGCGTGATGGGGCGAGCGGTGCGCACCAGGCAACCCATTTTCGTTCGAGACGTACGCGAGGAACCGGCATTTTTGCACGCTTTTGCCGGCATTCAATCCGAAATCTGCGTCCCTCTCTTTGACGAAGGGCAAGCCGTCGGCGTCTTTAACATCGAATGCACCGACGCCATCACCCTCACCGAAGCGGACTTGCACTTGATGGGCACCCTGGCCGCGCACCTCAACCAGGCTATCACGCGCGCCCGCCTCTACACCGAAGTCCGCCGCAACGAAGAGCGATACCGCTCCGTGGTAGACAACGCGCAGGAGGTCATCTGCCAGTTGGACGCCGCCGGTCGCTATCTTTTCCTCAATGCCGCCTGGTCACGGATGACGGGGTACACTGTGGCCGAAAGTCTGGGACGTTCCCGCCTCATGTATATCCACCCGGAAGACCGGTCATCTAGTGCGGCGTTGTGGCAAAAACTGCTCAACCGGGAGCAGATATGCGTGCAGTATGAATGCCGCTACCAGACGAAGGAAGGCCTGGCGCGTTGGAACATGGTCAGCCTGCAAACAGTATGGAAAGCGGATGGGGAACTGCGGTACGTTGCCGGCATGTTATACGACTTCACCGACCGCAAACTGGCCGAACAAGCCCTGCACGAAAGCGAAGAACGCTTCCGCACCCTTGTCGAACACGCCCCCGAAGCCATCCTCCTCTACGACGTAGACCAGGGGCACTTCGTCGCCGTCAACGAAAACGCGGCAAAACTGTTTGGCTACCCGCGCGCCGCCCTGCTCACCATGAGCCCACTGGATATCAGCGCGGCGCGGCAGCCCGACGGCGACAATGTGGCGGAGATGATCACCGGGCACATCAACCAGGTAGCAGCTGGCGAGATGCCCGCGTTTGAGTGGTTTTTCCGCCGTGGTGATGGTCAGGAAATATGGTGCGAAGTACGGTTGGTGCAATTGCCCGCCGCCGGGCGCAATTTGCTGCGCGCCAGCGTGATCGATATTTCCCTGCGCAAACAAGAAGAAGAAGCCCGGCAGCAGCGGCAGCGATTGGAAAGCCTGGGCCTGCTGGCCGGCGGTATCGCGCATGATTTCAACAATCTGCTCACGGGCATCCTGGGACAATCGTCGCTGGCGTTGGCGCGGCTGGACCCTACCCACGCCGCCGCCGCGCACATCAATAAGGTGGTCAAATCGGCGGAACGGGCGGCTGATCTCACGCGGCAATTGTTGGCGTATGCCGGCAAAGGCGAATTTGTGCGCGAATATATCAACCTGAACACCTTCGTCCGTGAGAACGAAGACCTCCTGCACGCCTTCCTCCCCCCCGGGGCGCTGTTAGAACTGCAACTGGCCGAAGACCTCCCCACCATCGAAGCCGACCGCGGCCAGATCCAGCAGATCCTCATGAACCTGGTCATCAACGCCGGCGAATCCGTCGCCAACGGCAAAGGGCGCATTACCATCCGCACCAGCAAAGATACAGTCGCCTGGTCGCCCCATCGCCCACCGCAAGAACTTCACAGCCGACTGGCTCCCGGAGAGTACGTCTGCCTCAGCATTGAGGACAACGGCGCGGGCATGGATCAGGAAACGCTGCGACGGGCGTTCGATCCCTTCTTCTCCACCAAAGCGCAAGGGCGCGGACTGGGCCTATCCGCTATTTTGGGCATCCTGCGCACCCACAATGGTCATATTCACGTTGCCAGCAAGCCCGGCGAAGGCAGCACATTCTGGGTTTTCTTCCCGGCACAGGTACAAAAGGCTCAGGTTTCCGAGACAGGAGGCGGGTATTTAATGGTGAAGACGGATCTTGTGTTGGTTATTGATGACGAGGAGCCTGTGCGCGAAGCCGTCACGGACGTGCTGGCGCTGGCCGACGTGGAAACTATCAGCGCCGCCAATGGGCCACTGGGCATTGACCTGTATCGTCAACGCCAGACGGAAATCAGCCTGGTGTTGCTGGATCTGAAAATGCCCGTGATGAGCGGCGAGGAAACGCTGCGGGGCCTGAAGGCGATCAATCCCGACGTGAAAGTGGTCCTTTCCTCCGGCTACAACGAGACGGAGGTAACGCGCCAGTTTGCCGGGCTGGGGGTGACGGGTTTTCTGCAAAAACCGTACGACATTCAAGGGCTGCTGGAGACGGTGCGGAAAGCGCTGGAGGAGCACAAATGA
- a CDS encoding tRNA uridine(34) 5-carboxymethylaminomethyl modification radical SAM/GNAT enzyme Elp3 translates to MTMFPLDQTLAQEDRWQQNHQPVDTTGREQAFAALIDDLLRQKPLTGPAYRRVMGRHARRGLPWMSKDQLLRVYRDLCQAGVMTWQPEAITHLQMKPTRTQAGVTTVTVLTKPYPCPGKCIFCPTDVRMPKSYLPDEPGAMRAERHAFDPFAQTAARLEALRNIGHPTQKIELLILGGTWSSYRRDYQEWFVKRCLDALNGQEAESLTQAQQLNARGRCRNVGLVVETRPDHINVEELRWFRFLGVTKVQIGIQSLDDRILALNQRGHDVATTRRAIRLLRLAGYKIHAHWMPNLLGATPDSDIADFARLWDDPAIRPDELKIYPCMLVENAELYAHWQRGEYEPYSEEEALRVLVACKQQVPRWVRINRVVRDIPTTNVVAGMKKANLRQMAQQQMNRMGQPCQCIRCREIRREKVTAAELSLRVDGYETDATTEQFLSFERADGRIAGFLRLSLPRPDAEPPLPELVGHAMIREVHVYGPALLLGESSQGEAQHMGLGRALVETARGMARAQGYSHLAVISAIGTRRYYQRLGFSLEGLYMTTLL, encoded by the coding sequence ATGACCATGTTTCCTCTGGATCAAACGTTGGCGCAGGAAGATCGCTGGCAGCAAAATCACCAACCCGTAGACACCACCGGGCGCGAGCAGGCATTCGCCGCCTTGATTGATGACCTGCTGCGGCAAAAACCACTCACGGGGCCGGCCTATCGCCGCGTGATGGGGCGACACGCCCGCCGTGGCTTGCCCTGGATGTCTAAGGACCAGTTGCTGCGCGTCTATCGGGACCTGTGCCAGGCAGGCGTGATGACGTGGCAGCCGGAAGCCATCACCCACCTGCAGATGAAGCCCACGCGCACCCAGGCTGGCGTGACCACCGTGACGGTGCTGACAAAACCGTATCCATGTCCGGGCAAGTGTATTTTCTGCCCGACTGATGTGCGTATGCCCAAGAGCTATTTGCCCGACGAGCCGGGAGCAATGCGCGCCGAGCGGCACGCTTTTGACCCCTTCGCGCAAACGGCGGCTCGCCTGGAGGCACTGCGCAACATCGGCCACCCCACGCAGAAAATTGAGCTGCTCATTCTGGGCGGCACATGGTCCAGCTATCGCCGCGATTATCAGGAATGGTTTGTGAAGCGCTGCCTGGACGCGCTGAACGGACAGGAAGCAGAGAGCCTGACGCAGGCACAACAACTGAACGCGCGTGGGCGCTGCCGCAACGTGGGGCTGGTGGTGGAGACGCGCCCCGACCACATTAACGTGGAGGAACTGCGCTGGTTCCGTTTCCTGGGCGTGACGAAGGTGCAAATCGGTATTCAGAGCCTGGACGACCGCATTCTGGCATTGAACCAGCGCGGACACGATGTGGCCACGACGCGGCGGGCAATTCGGCTGCTGCGCCTGGCGGGCTACAAGATTCACGCCCACTGGATGCCCAATTTGCTGGGGGCGACCCCTGACAGTGATATTGCGGACTTTGCGCGGCTGTGGGACGACCCCGCGATTCGCCCGGACGAGTTGAAGATTTACCCTTGTATGCTGGTGGAGAATGCGGAGCTATACGCCCACTGGCAACGGGGGGAGTATGAACCATACAGCGAGGAGGAGGCGTTGCGGGTGTTGGTAGCCTGTAAGCAACAGGTGCCGCGCTGGGTGCGGATCAATCGGGTGGTGCGGGACATTCCAACGACGAATGTTGTTGCCGGCATGAAGAAAGCCAACCTCCGTCAAATGGCGCAGCAGCAAATGAACCGAATGGGGCAGCCCTGCCAGTGTATTCGCTGCCGCGAAATCCGGCGCGAAAAAGTCACCGCCGCCGAATTGAGCCTGCGCGTAGACGGCTACGAAACAGACGCCACCACCGAACAATTCCTCAGCTTCGAGCGGGCCGACGGGCGTATTGCCGGCTTTTTGCGCCTCTCGCTGCCGCGCCCGGACGCGGAACCGCCCCTGCCGGAGCTGGTCGGCCATGCCATGATTCGGGAAGTCCACGTCTACGGACCGGCCTTGTTGTTGGGCGAATCGAGCCAGGGGGAGGCACAGCACATGGGTCTGGGGCGCGCCCTGGTGGAGACAGCGCGGGGGATGGCGCGCGCGCAAGGTTACAGCCATCTCGCCGTCATTAGCGCCATTGGCACGCGCCGCTACTATCAACGACTCGGTTTTTCTCTGGAAGGACTATACATGACCACCCTCTTGTAG
- a CDS encoding LLM class F420-dependent oxidoreductase, which produces MRIGLMLGYAAGKIQLPLELAQEADRLGVYAVWTAEAYGSDAITPLTWIGAHTQHVKLGTAIMQMPGRTPANAAMTAMTLNQLSGGRFLMGLGLSGPQVVEGWHGVSYARPLTRTREYVDILRRVFARQDRLTYDGKLYQIPYNGPDATGLGKPLKSTLQADPNIPIYLAAIGPQNVALTAEIADGWLPIFFSPRKYHEIYEPAIQEGFARAGGEKGYANFDIAPTVSVVIEDNIDIAYNMLRPMLALYIGGMGAKGKNFYNDLAVRYGFAEAAAKVQDLYLSGRQGEAMMAIPPALIDEVALVGPKERVKERLSLWRESPITTMNLTVFNVETLRTMMELIS; this is translated from the coding sequence ATGCGTATTGGCCTGATGCTCGGCTACGCTGCCGGCAAAATACAACTCCCCCTCGAACTCGCCCAGGAAGCGGACCGCCTGGGCGTCTACGCCGTCTGGACCGCCGAAGCCTACGGCTCCGACGCCATCACCCCCTTGACCTGGATTGGCGCGCACACACAACACGTCAAGTTGGGCACGGCCATCATGCAAATGCCCGGACGCACCCCCGCCAACGCCGCCATGACCGCCATGACCCTCAACCAACTATCCGGCGGGCGCTTTCTTATGGGCCTGGGCCTCTCCGGACCGCAAGTGGTCGAAGGTTGGCACGGCGTCAGCTACGCCCGCCCCCTCACCCGCACCCGCGAATACGTGGACATCTTGCGCCGCGTTTTCGCCCGCCAGGACCGCCTTACCTATGATGGCAAGCTATACCAGATACCCTACAACGGCCCCGACGCCACAGGACTGGGCAAACCGCTGAAAAGCACCCTGCAAGCCGACCCGAACATCCCCATTTACCTGGCCGCCATCGGCCCCCAAAACGTCGCCCTCACCGCCGAAATCGCCGATGGCTGGCTACCCATCTTCTTCTCCCCGCGCAAATACCACGAAATCTATGAGCCGGCCATCCAGGAAGGATTCGCCCGCGCCGGCGGAGAAAAAGGGTACGCCAATTTCGACATCGCCCCCACCGTCTCCGTCGTTATCGAAGACAACATAGACATCGCCTACAACATGCTCCGCCCTATGCTGGCCCTCTACATCGGCGGCATGGGCGCCAAAGGCAAGAACTTCTACAACGACCTGGCGGTGCGCTACGGATTTGCGGAGGCCGCGGCCAAAGTGCAAGACCTCTACCTCTCCGGGCGGCAGGGCGAAGCCATGATGGCTATTCCCCCGGCGTTGATTGACGAAGTAGCCCTCGTCGGACCGAAGGAGCGGGTCAAAGAACGACTTTCGCTCTGGCGGGAAAGCCCTATCACCACCATGAACCTGACCGTGTTCAACGTGGAAACGTTGCGCACGATGATGGAACTAATCAGTTAG
- a CDS encoding SDR family oxidoreductase produces MNAKWTQENIPDLAGKVVVITGANSGLGFACARILAARGATVVMTARNITKGNKAQADILQNQPNASLDLMQLDVGDLRSVHAFAAAFKAKFGRLDVLLNNAGIMAIPRQETVDGFEMQFGVNHLGHFALTGLLIDIIVKTPHARIHNVTSSANYTGTMNFDDLMGEKEYSRWAAYGQSKLANILFTLELQERLTAAGYDTIVNTSHPGMVMGNLQTNSVAQSNTRMEAWLYRLTEPLFAQDIKMGVLPMLYGMTAEDARGGVFYGPRWLNVRGYPAEKKANKEAYDAATRQRLWQVSERLTGVHYG; encoded by the coding sequence ATGAACGCAAAATGGACACAAGAGAACATCCCCGATCTGGCCGGAAAAGTCGTCGTTATCACAGGCGCGAACAGTGGCTTGGGGTTTGCGTGCGCCCGTATATTGGCCGCCAGGGGCGCGACTGTGGTGATGACGGCGCGCAATATAACCAAAGGCAACAAGGCTCAGGCTGATATTCTGCAAAACCAGCCCAATGCGTCTCTGGACTTGATGCAGCTTGATGTAGGGGATTTGCGTTCCGTTCACGCATTTGCGGCGGCGTTCAAGGCGAAGTTTGGTCGGCTTGATGTTCTCTTGAACAATGCCGGCATTATGGCAATCCCGCGCCAGGAAACAGTAGATGGTTTTGAAATGCAGTTCGGCGTCAATCACCTCGGTCATTTTGCCCTCACGGGCCTTCTGATAGACATAATCGTCAAGACGCCGCACGCGCGCATCCACAACGTCACCAGCAGCGCCAACTACACCGGAACAATGAATTTCGACGACTTGATGGGCGAAAAAGAATACAGCCGTTGGGCCGCCTATGGGCAAAGCAAGTTGGCGAATATTCTGTTTACCCTTGAACTGCAAGAACGACTGACCGCCGCCGGGTACGACACCATCGTGAATACATCCCATCCGGGCATGGTCATGGGCAATTTGCAGACAAACAGCGTCGCACAATCAAACACGAGAATGGAAGCCTGGCTCTACCGTCTGACAGAACCCCTTTTCGCCCAGGACATCAAGATGGGCGTGCTGCCCATGTTGTATGGGATGACGGCGGAGGACGCCAGAGGCGGCGTCTTCTACGGCCCCCGCTGGTTAAATGTGCGCGGGTATCCCGCCGAGAAAAAAGCCAATAAGGAAGCCTACGACGCAGCGACACGCCAGCGCCTCTGGCAAGTCTCAGAACGGTTGACAGGCGTCCACTACGGATAG
- the mce gene encoding methylmalonyl-CoA epimerase, with the protein MTIIGINHVAIVVPDLEAGQRFWVDALGLSLDHVAHVPEEGVDVAFLPAGNTEIELLQPLDENNGVGKFLRKRGPGIHHICLEVAHIEETMSILRDKGVRLLNETPRTNPDGRKYAFVHPKSTGGVLVELYQIPHTPDLHEDDQKPGGYED; encoded by the coding sequence GTGACAATCATAGGGATTAATCACGTCGCTATCGTTGTGCCAGACCTGGAAGCCGGGCAACGTTTCTGGGTTGACGCGCTGGGGCTTTCCCTGGACCATGTGGCGCACGTACCGGAAGAGGGTGTTGATGTGGCATTTTTGCCGGCAGGCAACACCGAAATCGAACTGCTGCAACCTCTGGACGAAAACAACGGCGTAGGGAAATTTCTGCGAAAACGGGGGCCGGGCATTCATCACATCTGCCTGGAGGTAGCCCATATCGAGGAGACGATGAGCATTCTTCGTGATAAAGGTGTTCGACTCCTCAACGAAACGCCGCGCACCAATCCAGATGGACGGAAATATGCTTTTGTTCATCCTAAAAGCACGGGGGGCGTGCTCGTAGAACTGTACCAGATTCCTCACACGCCTGACCTTCATGAAGACGACCAGAAGCCAGGTGGTTACGAAGACTAA
- a CDS encoding SCO family protein, with translation MSIADYPLDADHQPDPVRPASRRFLWVVYALIGLFVIGSLAFATFRPILVLPRIGLAPGFSLQDETGQRFTSEDLRGQIAVYNFTYTNCVSPCPDTDAVMQGVQARLGEVDTGGIPVTLVTVSFDPRRDTPERLREYAARLRGEDENWHFLTGAPDRLKWMIGGGFSVFYDARDDGTFTFDPAFMLVDGTGILRAEYRTATPEVDRVLRDVGLVAQEANKSKGANRAAYEAAHLFLCYPR, from the coding sequence ATGAGTATTGCTGACTACCCGCTTGATGCGGATCACCAACCAGACCCCGTACGCCCGGCTTCCCGCCGTTTCCTTTGGGTCGTCTATGCGCTAATCGGTCTGTTCGTCATTGGCTCGCTGGCTTTTGCCACCTTCCGCCCGATCTTGGTGTTGCCGCGTATTGGACTCGCTCCGGGTTTCTCGCTACAAGATGAAACCGGCCAGCGATTTACCAGCGAAGATTTGCGCGGGCAAATTGCCGTGTATAACTTCACTTACACGAACTGTGTGTCGCCCTGCCCGGATACCGACGCCGTGATGCAGGGCGTGCAGGCGCGGTTGGGGGAGGTGGATACGGGGGGTATTCCGGTAACGTTGGTGACGGTCTCTTTTGATCCCCGGCGGGACACGCCTGAACGTCTGCGCGAATATGCGGCGCGGCTACGAGGAGAGGATGAAAACTGGCATTTTCTCACGGGCGCGCCAGATCGGTTGAAATGGATGATTGGCGGTGGGTTTAGCGTCTTTTATGACGCCCGCGATGATGGGACGTTTACGTTTGACCCCGCTTTTATGTTGGTCGATGGGACGGGCATTTTGCGGGCGGAGTATCGCACGGCCACGCCCGAAGTGGACCGCGTCTTGCGCGATGTAGGGCTGGTGGCGCAGGAGGCCAACAAGAGCAAGGGGGCCAATCGCGCTGCTTATGAGGCTGCCCACCTTTTCCTTTGTTATCCCCGTTAA
- a CDS encoding SCO family protein, with product MDSESTSVVGKNAGTTPIWLLAIIGLLGGLLLFFLIRFLLTGSLFGTQPFHGVVLQSPQQAVNFTLMGPDEQPVSLNDFRGKVVLLYFGYTFCPDACPATLSVLKEVRQQLGRRADDVQVVMITVDPERDTPTRLADYVRSFDPTFVGLSGTLDQTSAVATDYGIFFEKQPGTAATGYLVDHTATVAAIDKDGYLRLIFLFDMSAEEIAADVRRLLR from the coding sequence ATGGATTCGGAATCAACTTCGGTCGTCGGGAAAAATGCCGGCACAACCCCCATCTGGCTTCTGGCTATTATCGGACTGCTTGGTGGCCTGCTGCTCTTCTTTCTTATCCGCTTCCTCCTCACCGGCAGCCTGTTCGGCACGCAGCCCTTTCACGGTGTTGTGCTGCAATCACCACAACAGGCCGTCAACTTCACCCTCATGGGGCCCGACGAGCAACCCGTCAGCTTGAATGATTTTCGTGGCAAGGTCGTTCTGCTCTATTTTGGCTACACCTTCTGCCCCGATGCCTGCCCGGCCACGCTATCCGTGCTCAAGGAAGTGCGCCAACAGTTAGGGCGGCGTGCCGATGATGTCCAGGTAGTCATGATCACAGTAGACCCGGAACGGGACACGCCCACGCGCCTGGCCGACTACGTGCGCAGCTTCGACCCCACGTTTGTCGGCTTGAGTGGCACGCTGGATCAAACCAGCGCTGTCGCCACGGACTATGGCATCTTCTTTGAGAAACAACCCGGCACGGCCGCTACAGGGTATCTTGTAGACCACACGGCTACCGTAGCCGCGATCGACAAGGACGGTTATTTACGCCTCATCTTTCTCTTCGACATGAGCGCGGAGGAAATTGCCGCCGACGTGCGTCGCCTGCTGCGTTAA
- a CDS encoding cupredoxin domain-containing protein, which translates to MHVNRYEKFWIILSSLLLVVFAAAVATSSVAYGIQVPAPEQRVDPRVVATPGNSPFGEPGLRELAPGKYEAYILAQAWSYSPKEIRVPVGSTVTFYLTSRDVQHGFKLEGTNINMMVLPGQVSKLTTTFDKPGTYPFICHEYCGVGHQSMFGQLIVEG; encoded by the coding sequence ATGCACGTAAATCGTTACGAGAAATTTTGGATCATTCTCAGTTCCTTGTTGTTGGTTGTTTTTGCCGCCGCCGTAGCCACCAGCAGTGTTGCCTATGGCATTCAAGTGCCCGCGCCGGAACAACGTGTAGACCCGCGCGTGGTGGCAACGCCGGGCAACTCGCCATTTGGCGAACCGGGCTTGCGCGAACTGGCTCCAGGGAAATACGAAGCCTACATCCTGGCGCAGGCATGGTCTTATTCGCCCAAAGAGATACGAGTTCCCGTAGGCTCGACGGTGACGTTTTATCTCACCAGCCGTGATGTACAGCATGGTTTCAAACTGGAAGGGACAAACATCAATATGATGGTATTGCCGGGGCAAGTCTCCAAACTGACGACGACCTTTGACAAACCAGGCACGTATCCTTTCATTTGCCACGAATATTGTGGTGTGGGCCATCAGTCGATGTTTGGGCAACTCATCGTCGAAGGATAG